In the genome of Pseudoglutamicibacter cumminsii, one region contains:
- a CDS encoding lytic transglycosylase domain-containing protein, with amino-acid sequence MAPTPPRRTTVNGAIATAALPIITLSTLGSLAGTANASNIPATKPTLRPAATPTPSNVADAKARAAALVAAAKPKTKTVTVKAGDTVWALASRHGVSVEQVLRLNKLKASSLIFPGQKLTLSEGASLPKPTTKKTKPARSVSKASASAKTYTVRSGDTLSGIAAKHGLSLSTLFKANKMNGSTIIYPGQKIKLSGSAAAPARATAKPAAAKPAGKAAPKPAAASKTYTVRAGDTLSGIASKHGVSLSAIFKANNFNGSTIIYPGQKIKLNGTATAAKSAPKAAAQDNSLVSNKFLHYTYDAQTHTNANVSKRNLLSRQVPSPAQMRQIVADTAARHGVDPALALAHAQVESGFDARAVSPANAIGTMQVLPSTAKWMGDRVGRQLDPLDPYDNVTAGILFIKYLQTNAKNRDEGIAAYYQGLAGVQNNGMYPDTKDYVRKVKSNM; translated from the coding sequence ATGGCTCCAACGCCTCCGCGACGCACGACCGTCAATGGTGCCATCGCCACGGCGGCTCTGCCCATCATCACACTCTCGACCCTAGGCTCCCTGGCGGGAACCGCGAACGCAAGCAACATCCCCGCCACCAAGCCGACGCTGCGCCCTGCAGCAACGCCAACACCATCCAACGTCGCGGACGCCAAGGCACGCGCCGCAGCCCTCGTTGCTGCTGCCAAGCCGAAGACCAAGACCGTCACCGTCAAAGCTGGCGACACCGTATGGGCCCTCGCCTCCCGCCACGGCGTATCCGTAGAGCAGGTGCTGCGCCTCAACAAACTCAAGGCCTCATCGCTGATCTTCCCTGGCCAGAAGCTCACCCTCAGCGAGGGCGCAAGCCTTCCAAAGCCCACCACCAAGAAGACGAAGCCAGCGCGCTCCGTGTCCAAAGCCTCGGCTTCCGCAAAGACTTACACGGTGCGTTCGGGCGATACCCTCTCCGGCATCGCCGCCAAGCACGGCCTGAGCCTCTCAACTCTCTTCAAGGCCAACAAGATGAACGGCTCGACGATCATCTACCCTGGCCAGAAGATCAAGCTGAGCGGTAGCGCCGCGGCACCAGCGCGTGCAACCGCTAAGCCAGCCGCAGCTAAGCCTGCAGGCAAGGCAGCACCTAAGCCAGCTGCCGCATCGAAGACTTACACCGTCCGCGCAGGCGACACCCTCTCCGGCATCGCATCCAAGCACGGCGTGAGCCTCTCCGCGATCTTCAAAGCCAACAACTTCAACGGCTCGACCATCATCTACCCAGGTCAGAAGATCAAGCTCAACGGCACCGCAACCGCAGCGAAAAGCGCACCTAAGGCAGCAGCACAGGACAACTCGTTGGTCTCCAACAAGTTCCTGCACTACACCTACGACGCACAGACGCACACCAACGCGAACGTATCCAAGCGGAACCTGCTCTCGCGCCAAGTCCCAAGCCCAGCACAGATGCGTCAGATCGTCGCAGACACCGCGGCACGCCACGGCGTCGACCCAGCACTCGCTCTTGCACACGCACAGGTTGAATCCGGATTCGACGCACGCGCCGTATCCCCAGCCAACGCGATCGGCACGATGCAGGTCCTCCCATCCACCGCTAAGTGGATGGGCGACCGCGTAGGCCGCCAGCTCGACCCGCTCGACCCATACGACAACGTCACCGCCGGCATCCTGTTCATCAAGTACCTACAGACCAACGCGAAGAACCGCGACGAAGGCATCGCAGCGTACTACCAGGGCCTCGCAGGCGTACAAAACAACGGCATGTACCCAGACACCAAGGACTACGTCCGCAAGGTCAAGTCGAACATGTAA
- a CDS encoding NAD-glutamate dehydrogenase domain-containing protein has protein sequence MANTQSVPQSGSFGDDIVQRYGADIDAQEYEAFGHDRVRDLLERHAVVGRVRKQGSAVVSVEPHEKGTVVYLVADDMSFIVDSVTNCVLDFSNKIGFVFHPTYMAHRSVEDGSLVDVRKVPLSESTPATESTAALPALGMLAAPEGARAVIESWTAVLITEELDADQRAELQQAVESVLADVRSAVEDWEPMRVQARRLAERLEQEIPSVSERDRREAAAFLRWMDDDSFTFLGYRYYALEQENGSEVLRGDVDSALGLMRRTDAASRPLSGKAAEKAREPRPLVLTTANRRSTVHRRVYLDYVGVKDFAADGSVVGEHRFIGLYTFEALRQPVTEVPVVRSKVRHVLSRMGFLATSHTGKSILRILESYPREELIQSSTDELVEIVSKISRMGEQRRTRAFVRGDAFGRFVTVMVYLPRDRYNTTVRLRVEDELKRTFAAETMDLDVWNSPTTVVRLTYRFKAGEGVDTVGVDEQALEARLTRAVRSWSEGILEVFTQERGTETGMQHAQQWAEAFPADYRVRYEIEDALDDVRAFERLEADADSVGIGLSLDSIDRPEELDVEADGATIAKLRLYLTDQAPLSSIMPHLEALGIRVIQERPYVVEPLGAPERYLYILTVALAPETDVERIAPLVEDAYRAVAAGRTESDALEGLVTAQGLTWHQVAIFRAYVQYLRQCGSSNSVDFAAATLLRYPAVTSALLGLFEARFDPEFAGDREQAQQDSRDALATALDDVATLDADTWIRRMRDAIGATLRTNAYQGRPTVALKIATGELAFAPMPRPFREIWVDSPRVAGVHLRYGEVARGGLRWSDREEDFRTEVLGLVKAQAVKNAVIVPAGAKGGFFAKQLPDPAVDRGAWIEAGRAAYQEFIRSLLDITDNYEYAEDGSRSVVRPERVVAHDGDDPYLVVAADKGTAAFSDTANAISAERGFWLGDAFASGGSVGYDHKAMGITARGAWESAKRHFKTLGTDVQSEDFTMIGIGDMSGDVFGNGLMRTEHAKLVAAFDHRDVFIDPNPDPKVSFEERVRLYNTPRSSWQDYNRELISAGGGVFSRSAKSVSVTEQMREALGLADDVRELTPLELIRAVLMAPVDLIYNGGVGTYVKAESETNADVGDRANDAIRVNGSQLRARVVVEGGNLGFTQAGRIEAAQKAGTVNNTDAIDNSGGVESSDREVNIKILMDVAVRDGRLAFDDRPALLAEMTDNVADAVLSTNKAQNVLLAVERGVASEFAPAYERLMSFLEETVDLDRVLEDLPSSDEFKLRRQSGVGLTTPEAAVVVAYSKMQLIDALVDSDLPEDPAMQKVLEAYFPPQLVERFPDALAAHPLRREIIATMVANRIVNIGGVTYAFRAMEETGADAARLARAFLAMDEVFGIAEHVEAIAQLPAGIDYELWLQLHVDSRRLLDRATRWVLEHESLDASVDEILAKFAEPVARLREGLADMLCGVDAERARAWFERDVEAGLPEELARRHSLDFESYTLLDITQLASAGGSSAQEAAEVYYAVYDRYGIDDLLTQISDLPRSSRWEALARSSLRDDLYAAVLGLTQAVLEAPKEAAAGAADAAGDLSAAQARVVAWEQRDAARIERAHEQLDAVREVGGGQMAPLLVATRTMRSMVGR, from the coding sequence GTGGCAAACACGCAGTCAGTTCCTCAATCTGGTTCGTTTGGCGACGATATCGTTCAGCGTTATGGCGCGGACATTGATGCTCAGGAATATGAGGCTTTTGGGCACGATCGGGTGAGGGACCTGCTGGAGCGCCACGCAGTGGTGGGCCGAGTCCGTAAGCAGGGCTCCGCGGTAGTGAGCGTTGAACCGCACGAGAAGGGGACCGTTGTTTACCTGGTTGCGGATGACATGTCGTTCATCGTTGACTCGGTCACTAACTGTGTTCTGGATTTCTCGAACAAGATCGGGTTTGTTTTCCATCCGACGTATATGGCGCATCGTTCGGTTGAGGATGGTTCGCTGGTTGATGTGCGGAAGGTTCCGCTTTCGGAGTCGACGCCGGCTACGGAGAGCACTGCGGCGTTGCCTGCCTTGGGTATGTTGGCGGCACCTGAGGGCGCGCGTGCTGTGATCGAGTCGTGGACCGCGGTGTTGATCACTGAGGAGCTGGATGCTGATCAGCGTGCAGAGCTTCAGCAGGCTGTCGAGTCAGTTCTGGCGGATGTGCGTAGCGCAGTTGAGGACTGGGAGCCGATGCGGGTGCAGGCTCGCCGCTTGGCTGAACGGCTTGAGCAGGAGATCCCGTCGGTTTCTGAACGTGATCGTCGTGAGGCAGCCGCGTTCTTGCGGTGGATGGACGATGATTCGTTCACGTTCTTGGGCTACCGCTATTACGCGCTTGAGCAGGAGAACGGTAGCGAGGTTTTGCGCGGTGACGTCGATTCGGCGCTGGGTTTGATGCGTCGCACGGATGCTGCGTCACGTCCGCTGAGCGGTAAGGCCGCGGAGAAAGCGCGCGAACCGCGCCCGCTGGTTTTGACGACCGCTAACCGCCGTTCTACGGTGCACCGCCGCGTGTACCTGGATTATGTGGGCGTCAAGGATTTCGCTGCTGATGGTTCGGTGGTGGGTGAGCACCGTTTCATTGGCTTGTACACGTTTGAGGCTCTGCGTCAGCCGGTCACTGAGGTTCCGGTGGTGCGCTCTAAGGTCCGGCATGTGTTGTCGCGCATGGGCTTCTTGGCGACCTCGCACACGGGTAAGTCGATTCTGCGCATCCTGGAGTCGTATCCGCGTGAGGAACTCATCCAGTCGAGCACGGATGAGCTGGTCGAGATCGTTTCGAAGATTTCCCGTATGGGTGAGCAGCGCCGTACTCGCGCGTTTGTGCGTGGGGATGCGTTTGGCCGTTTCGTGACGGTCATGGTGTATTTGCCGCGTGACCGTTACAACACTACGGTTCGTTTGCGTGTTGAGGACGAACTGAAGCGCACGTTCGCGGCGGAGACCATGGACCTGGACGTCTGGAACTCGCCGACCACGGTGGTTCGGTTGACGTACCGCTTCAAGGCTGGCGAGGGCGTCGACACGGTGGGTGTCGACGAGCAGGCGCTTGAGGCTCGGTTGACGCGTGCCGTGCGTTCGTGGAGTGAAGGCATCCTCGAGGTGTTCACGCAGGAGCGTGGCACGGAGACGGGCATGCAGCATGCACAGCAGTGGGCTGAGGCCTTCCCAGCTGATTATCGTGTGCGGTACGAGATTGAGGATGCGCTGGATGATGTTCGCGCGTTTGAACGCCTTGAGGCGGATGCGGATTCTGTGGGCATTGGCCTGAGTTTGGATTCGATTGATCGGCCTGAAGAGCTCGATGTTGAGGCCGATGGCGCCACGATCGCTAAGCTGCGTCTCTACTTGACGGATCAAGCTCCGCTCTCATCGATTATGCCGCATCTTGAGGCGCTCGGGATCCGCGTGATTCAGGAGCGTCCATACGTCGTCGAGCCTTTGGGTGCGCCGGAGCGCTACCTTTACATTTTGACGGTCGCGTTGGCTCCTGAGACTGATGTTGAGCGGATCGCGCCGCTGGTTGAGGATGCGTATCGGGCTGTTGCGGCTGGCCGTACGGAGTCGGATGCTCTCGAGGGTCTGGTTACCGCGCAGGGCCTCACATGGCATCAGGTCGCTATTTTCCGCGCTTATGTTCAGTATCTGCGTCAGTGTGGTTCCTCGAACAGTGTTGATTTCGCTGCCGCGACTCTGCTGCGTTATCCGGCCGTGACATCGGCTTTGTTGGGCTTGTTTGAGGCTCGTTTTGATCCGGAGTTTGCGGGTGATCGCGAGCAGGCTCAGCAGGATTCCCGCGATGCGTTGGCAACCGCGCTGGATGATGTTGCGACGTTGGATGCGGATACATGGATTCGTCGTATGCGTGACGCGATCGGTGCGACGTTGCGTACGAACGCGTATCAGGGCCGCCCGACTGTTGCGTTGAAGATTGCGACGGGGGAGTTGGCTTTCGCTCCGATGCCGCGTCCGTTCCGTGAGATTTGGGTTGATTCGCCGCGTGTTGCTGGTGTGCATTTGCGTTACGGCGAGGTGGCCCGTGGTGGTTTGCGTTGGTCGGACCGTGAGGAGGATTTCCGTACCGAGGTTCTTGGTCTGGTCAAGGCGCAGGCTGTAAAGAACGCTGTGATTGTGCCGGCTGGCGCGAAGGGTGGTTTCTTCGCTAAGCAGCTACCTGATCCGGCTGTGGATCGTGGCGCTTGGATTGAGGCTGGTCGCGCGGCGTATCAGGAGTTCATCCGTAGCTTGTTGGATATTACGGATAACTATGAGTACGCCGAGGACGGCTCGCGTTCGGTGGTTCGCCCCGAGCGGGTTGTGGCTCACGATGGTGATGACCCGTACCTCGTGGTCGCGGCAGATAAAGGTACTGCGGCCTTCTCGGATACCGCGAACGCGATTTCCGCTGAGCGTGGCTTCTGGCTCGGTGATGCTTTCGCGTCGGGCGGTTCGGTTGGTTACGATCACAAGGCGATGGGCATCACGGCCCGCGGCGCGTGGGAGTCGGCTAAGCGTCACTTCAAGACGTTGGGTACTGATGTGCAGTCTGAGGACTTCACGATGATCGGTATCGGCGACATGTCGGGTGACGTTTTCGGTAACGGTTTGATGCGTACTGAGCACGCCAAGCTGGTGGCCGCGTTCGATCACCGCGATGTGTTCATTGACCCGAACCCGGATCCGAAGGTTTCGTTTGAGGAGCGCGTGCGTTTGTACAACACGCCGCGTTCTTCGTGGCAGGACTACAACCGTGAGCTGATTAGCGCTGGCGGTGGCGTGTTCTCGCGTTCGGCTAAGTCGGTTTCTGTGACGGAGCAGATGCGTGAGGCTCTGGGTCTTGCTGATGACGTGCGTGAGCTGACTCCGTTGGAGCTGATCCGTGCGGTGCTGATGGCGCCGGTTGATTTGATCTATAACGGTGGCGTTGGCACGTATGTGAAGGCGGAGTCTGAGACGAACGCCGATGTGGGGGACCGCGCTAACGATGCGATCCGCGTGAACGGCTCGCAGCTGCGTGCTCGTGTGGTGGTTGAGGGCGGTAACCTTGGTTTCACTCAGGCGGGCCGCATCGAGGCCGCGCAGAAGGCCGGCACGGTCAACAACACTGACGCGATCGATAACTCGGGTGGTGTTGAGTCTTCGGACCGTGAGGTCAATATCAAGATTCTGATGGATGTCGCGGTTCGCGATGGTCGTCTTGCGTTCGATGACCGGCCGGCGTTGCTGGCGGAGATGACCGATAACGTCGCGGATGCTGTTTTGTCGACGAACAAGGCGCAGAACGTTTTGCTCGCTGTTGAGCGGGGTGTCGCTTCCGAGTTCGCACCGGCCTATGAGCGGTTGATGAGCTTCCTTGAGGAAACCGTTGATCTGGACCGTGTGCTTGAGGACCTTCCGAGCTCGGATGAGTTCAAGCTGCGCAGGCAGTCCGGCGTGGGACTCACGACCCCTGAAGCCGCGGTCGTTGTCGCGTACTCGAAGATGCAGCTGATCGATGCTTTGGTGGATTCTGATCTGCCGGAGGACCCAGCGATGCAGAAGGTCTTGGAAGCGTACTTCCCGCCTCAGCTCGTGGAGCGTTTCCCTGACGCGCTCGCCGCGCACCCGCTGCGTCGTGAGATCATCGCGACGATGGTTGCGAACCGCATCGTGAACATCGGCGGTGTGACGTATGCGTTCCGCGCGATGGAGGAGACCGGCGCGGATGCTGCGCGTCTGGCGCGTGCGTTCTTGGCGATGGATGAGGTTTTCGGCATCGCTGAGCACGTTGAGGCGATCGCGCAGTTGCCTGCCGGGATTGACTATGAGCTGTGGTTGCAGCTGCATGTCGATTCGCGGCGTCTGTTGGACCGCGCGACTCGTTGGGTTCTGGAGCATGAGTCGCTCGATGCTTCTGTTGACGAGATTCTTGCGAAGTTCGCAGAGCCTGTGGCTCGGTTGCGTGAGGGCTTGGCCGATATGCTGTGCGGCGTGGACGCTGAGCGTGCTCGGGCTTGGTTTGAGCGTGACGTTGAGGCGGGCCTCCCTGAAGAGTTGGCGCGTCGTCACAGCTTGGACTTCGAGTCCTACACGCTGCTGGATATCACTCAGCTCGCGTCCGCAGGCGGGTCCTCTGCCCAGGAGGCCGCGGAGGTTTACTACGCGGTGTATGACCGCTACGGGATCGATGATTTGTTGACGCAGATCAGCGATTTGCCGCGATCTTCGCGTTGGGAGGCGTTGGCTCGTAGTTCGTTGCGTGATGACCTGTATGCAGCGGTGCTGGGCCTGACTCAGGCTGTGCTCGAGGCTCCTAAGGAAGCCGCTGCTGGTGCCGCCGATGCCGCCGGCGACCTTTCGGCCGCGCAGGCTCGCGTGGTTGCGTGGGAGCAACGTGATGCGGCCCGTATTGAGCGGGCGCATGAACAGCTCGACGCGGTGCGTGAGGTGGGCGGCGGCCAGATGGCTCCGCTGCTGGTCGCCACGCGTACGATGCGTTCAATGGTTGGCCGCTGA